CACCACCGGTCATCTTCGGGCGGCGCCGGTGTGGCCGCCTCCCCCGTCTGTCTCGCGCCAGGGGGATCAGGGGCGCGCTGCACCGTCCTCGGGGTGCAGGCCGCTTCACGCATGCCGGGCCGAGCCTTGACGGGCCAGGGAGTTCGCGAAGTGGGGGTGCAGCTGCCGTTTGGCTGTGGGGCTACGAAGGCACGTCAGGGATCAACTGTGCGGGGGGTTTGGCCTCTCAGCCACCTTGCCGCGTGAACCAAGCGGAACGTCGTCACAGGCCGTATCCGTATCTGCGCCGTCGAGGATGAAGCGGTATCGGCGCACTCGGTGGGGCTTGGCTGCACAGAGGCACGCGCACGCCCAGCCGTGTGGGCTGGGGGCGGGTGCTCAGGTCCTGGTTGTCATGCGTCACGCTCGGGTTGGAGCAGTGGACCCTGGTCGTGTGCGGCCGTCCGGGGTATGGCCGTGAGAAAGAGCGCTAGTGGTGTGGCTTCGGCGTGCAGGCTCGGCCTTGCTGGCAGGTGATGGGTGGCGACAGGGCAACAGGGGGCGGCGCTGGCAAGCCCAGGCGGGTCATGGCGGCACCTGCGCCGCGCGGCCCGCACCGTGCGTGCTTTGATGGGGCGTGGACATCACCCTGCTGATCGTTCTCGTGCCGCTGATCATCTTTGTTGCGGGGCTCGCTGCCCTCTTCCTGGCCCGCAAGAAGCGGCGCCTGCTGTGGCCAGCCCTTGCGGCGCTCCTGGGGGCACCCGCGCTGTTCTTCGTGGCCGTGATCCTCTGGGAGAGCAGCCTCAGCCCAGAGGAAGCGGCCAGCTTCACGCTGCCCCAGGCGGGCACGGCGGCTAGCCGCGCGGCGCAGGTCAATGCCCCCCAGGCCGCGCCCGGGGTGGCTGAGGAGGCGCGCCAATTGGCGGTCATCGCAGGCCGCCGTCCCGCCGACCCGGAGATTGCGCACAAAGTTGCCCAGCTGGACCGGCTCTGCCCTGACACCACGCCCAGCACGGCAGACCTCGTGGTCAACCTGCGGCAGGTGGTGGCCGACCACACGGGCCGTGAGCCTGACATCGTGGCGGTCCTGGACCAGTTCATCAAGGCCCAGGACGGGCCAGCCGCCGCGCGGAAAGTCCCCTGTGTGAAGACTGGGGGCGTGGTGGCCAGACTGCTGGTGGAAGGCTTGTAAACCATCAGCGCACCTGCGCCAGCACGCCGCCGCCGGACGTGCTTTGATGCGGCATGTCCCTATATGGACCGGCGGCCCTGGCGCTCCTGCTGGGCAACGTCATCGTGGTCACGCAGGCCCGCAACCGGAGGTTGAAGACCGTCATGCTGGCGCCTCAGACGAGGATGACATGCCCTCCTGATGTCGCTGAGCAAGCTGCGCACGGATGGAGCGGACCTTTTGGGTGCTCCATCGCGCCCCACCGGTGGGGCGCTTGACACCGTGCACTTCCAGTGCGCGCGCCGCTTCACGGTCATCGGTGTACTCGGCTGTCACGAGCAGAAACCGCTCTTCGAAGATGGCGATCTGCTCTGCCGTCGGCTCGAAGATGCGGGCATACTTGGACACCTTTCCTGGGTTGTAGCCATCAGCGCCTAAGGCATTCAGGCGCTGCGCCCACATCCGTTCCAGGTATTCCAATTCCGCCACATCGCTGGTGCGCTGCAAGATCACGAAGCGAAACGCCTCTGGGCCATATGCTTTGGCATCCCGCTGTAGCAACTTGTTATCCCAGTGACCTGTGTTGATGCTGCTACGGTGCGTGGCCAACCGCTGATCAAGGTTGACCGAACTGCCGACGTAAATCTGCCCGGTGATCGTGTTCTCCACCGCGTAAACGCCCGAGTCGGGAATACGACTCATATAGATACCTGCTTTGAGACGTAAGGCTGTGGCATCAGCCTGCCTCAAGAACGTCCGAGATGTCATCAAAGCTGACGTTCAACTCTTGCAGGAGAGCGCTCATCAAGTGGAAATCGAATTTTACAGGCGGCTGGGCCCGCTCCCAATAGCCGTAACGCATCCGCGTCATGCCGATGCGCTTGGCCATCTCGGCTTGGGTGGTGATACCGGCCGCCAAACGAGCCTCGATCAGCTTCGTCGGGTTCAACCGCCTTCGTATCGCCACGTTTCTAGTCATACCTCAATGTAACGTGACGATACAAAAGAGGCAAGCGGGGCCACAACATCGTCACATCACGCGCCGTTTTGGTTGCTATTGTTACGTCACGTCACTACCGTGTGAATATGCGGTGAGCGGCCTCACCCGGAGAATTCATGCCCAGAGCCAAGCGTCCCCAGCCAGAAGTCAGTGAATCCACGTCGCCGGGGCGTAAACGGGCGCCGCGTGGCGCCACCGTTACGCGGCCTCCAGTGGTCGAGACCGATGAGCAGCGCCGGCAGATGCTGGCGTGGCTGATTCAGGAAAACGGCGGCATGGGCGAGGTGGAGCGCAACAGCGGCGTCACCCGCGCCCATCTCAACCGAATGGTGCGCGGTGTGGAAAGCACGCCGAAAGGCCCGCGTGAGGTCAACCTGCTCGACGCTGGTCCCACCACGGTCACGGGGCTGCTGCGGGCGTTCGGCATGAGTTCCGAGAAGGCCTGGGAAATGTTCGGCATCCCGCTAGAGCGCCGCGCCACCTGGCGCAGCATGGAAGAACCCGGCGCCAGCGCGCCGGCCGGCGCGCTCTCGCATCTTGAACTCAGACACCTTCCCCTGCTGGGCGTGGTGTTTGCACCCGCCGGGCATGACCTGGTCGTGGTGATCGACGCGACGGCCGAGGGCGGCCTGCAGGTGGCCACCCTCGGCGAACAGCCCTATGTCTACCCGGCTGAAGCGGTCCCCAGCGGCGCCAGGGTCCGGGGCGGATTTGCAGGCGTGTCGTATTTCAGTGAACACAGCACGTCGCGGGCGGCCCAGAGCGACGGGTCATCCGGCAGATAGGCGTACAGAAATCCCCGTTCCTTCCGAATGACCGCGTCTGGTACGCGGCATTTGAAGTCGGAGAGCGCTTTAAAAGGTATTGGTGAAGCAAGGCGCAGCGCACTCATATCGCTACGTTAGGGCGCACCTTGCCCCTTGGCACACGTAGTTTGCGCTTTGTACCGTCGCGTCACCGCCACGTCAGCGCCACAGCATTATCACAAATCAGTCTAGACAACTTGAAGACAAAGGGAAGTGGGTGCTCAGCAGCCAGCGCAGGGGCCTGGGTCATTCATGGGACCGCTCCGGGGTGTCCGGGGGGTCGGTGGGAGAGGGGTCGGGGCGGGCATCACCGTTGCGGCAGGCTCACTGGGCGACGAAGTTGTCGTGCCAGTCGCGCCCGAGGGCGCGCAGGTCAAGAGGGCGACAGCGAGGACCAACAGGGATTTTTTCATAGGCTCAGATTTACACGGCCAGGGGGGGGTGTAAATGTGTGACCCGACGTCACTTCGGCAACCAGCGCGGCCTTGAGCTCATCCCCTCTGGCCATCGCCACCAGCGAATCGAGCAGGGCCTTCCACGCGCCATCCGAATCATGCTCACCGGCCGCGAGCTGGGTCACGGCACGCGTCAGGGCGGCGAGCGACACCATCTTTTGGTCGCCCAGATTCATGGCCTCAAGGGCTTGGTTGTAGCGGCCCCGGGTCTGGGAGTGCACCGTCTGAGGCCGCTTGCCTGCGAGCGCGCGGGCCTCCTGCTGACTGCCGGTATTACCGGGCAAACCAAGCACCCGGCCCTGCCAACGCACAGCGTTCCCGACGTGCAGGGGCACGCTCATGATGAGGTCACTGATCTCGGCCGGCGCGCCAGGCAGGTGAGCAATGAGCATGAACAGACCTGGCATCTCGCGCCGCAGCCACACGGCGAGCGGCCGGACGTGACTCATCCGGGCAAAGCCCCCGCGAATGAGTGCCAGCGCCTGATGCGTGGGCTGCACGGGGCTGGCGCCCCCCACCCGCGCGGCGATCAGGAGCGCCCCGAGCATGACCTGCTGATCGGCGCCAATCGGCGTAATGGCGGCCAGCAGGGGAACCGCCTGCGCAGCGCCGCCGGGCTGCTGCAGCAGGCGGCAGACGCGCAACAGCCGGGCGTAGGTGGCGTAAGGCTCCTGGGTTGGCAGGGGCACTGGCCGCTGTGGGTCACGGATCGCCTCGGCCAGCTGAAG
This is a stretch of genomic DNA from Deinococcus multiflagellatus. It encodes these proteins:
- a CDS encoding GIY-YIG nuclease family protein — its product is MSRIPDSGVYAVENTITGQIYVGSSVNLDQRLATHRSSINTGHWDNKLLQRDAKAYGPEAFRFVILQRTSDVAELEYLERMWAQRLNALGADGYNPGKVSKYARIFEPTAEQIAIFEERFLLVTAEYTDDREAARALEVHGVKRPTGGARWSTQKVRSIRAQLAQRHQEGMSSSSEAPA
- a CDS encoding helix-turn-helix transcriptional regulator; this translates as MTRNVAIRRRLNPTKLIEARLAAGITTQAEMAKRIGMTRMRYGYWERAQPPVKFDFHLMSALLQELNVSFDDISDVLEAG